AAACTTGTCCTCGATAAATTTGTCCTCGCGAAAGCGGGGATCGGGGAGCAGGAGTCCGGATTTTAAGCTGGATTCCTCCCGCTTAGCGGGACGGGAATGGCCGGTGGTACATACCCTGTGATAGCTGAGGGGTTATGGTGGGATTGGTTTTCCCATGGACGATCTAAGATTGATCGGCAGATATCTTATTATGGCTGGAGTCCTGCTCTGCATTATGGGTGGACTATTTCTCCTGAGTGAGAAAGTAACATGGCTCGGGCATTTGCCCGGAGATATCCATGTCGAACGTAAAAACTTCCGCTTCTATTTCCCTCTCGGCACCTGTATCGCATTGAGCGTGATTCTCTCAATCCTTCTCTGGCTCATCAGGCGCAGGTAGCGCGGTGGCGCGCGTACGTATGGCCCGTCTCAAAACATCCGATTTCCACTACGATCTTCCGCGGGCTTTCATCGCTCAGGAACCGCCGCCGACCCGGGGGGCTTCCCGCCTGCTTGTGCACCATCTAGTGACGGGGCGCGTCGAGCACAGGAGATTCAGTGAATTCGGGGAATATCTGCGTGAGCGCTCGCTTCTCATACTCAACGACACGAAGGTGATCCCGGCGAGGCTCTATGGCAGGAAGGCGGGCACGGGCGGGCAGGTAGAGGTGTTCCTCCTGCGTGAGCGGGAAGGGGGGGAATGGGAGTGCCTCCTCAAACCGGGCGTGCGGCTGAGGAGGGGCGCGGAGATCGCGTTCGAGGGCAGCCGGATGACCGCCCGGGTGGCCGGAAGAAAGACCTCGGGCGTCTGGTCCGTCCATTTTGAGGGTGGCCTGAGCGTTATGGACGAGATTGAGAAGATCGGTCATGTGCCGTTACCCCCGTATATCAAGAGGGCAAATCCCAAATCCCCCCCCTACGCCAAGTCTGCGGGGGGCAGGCAAATCCCAGATCCCAACATACATGAGATGCCCGACGGGGAGAGGCAACGGATCCCGGATCCAAGGGACAGGGAAGACCGTGAGAGATACCAGACGGTGTACGCGCGGCAACGGGGCGCGGTCGCCGCTCCGACCGCGGGGCTTCATTTCTCCACGGAACTCCTGGAGCGGCTCGCGTCACGGGGAATCGAAACGGCGACGCTCACCCTCCACGTCGGCCTGGGCACCTTCAGGCCGGTGAGCGAGGAGTACGTCGCGGACCACAGGATGCACCCCGAGTGGTACGAGATCGGGGAGGGGGCCGCGGAAAGGATCAACCGGGCCCGCGGCGAGGGGAGGCAGATCGTTGTCGTGGGGACGACCGCGGCCCGCGCGCTCGAGGCCGCCGCCGACGAAGGCGGTGTTGTAAGGGCGGGCGCGGCGTGGACGGAGATATTCATCTATCCCCCCTACCGGTTCAGGGTCGTGGAGAACCTGCTCACCAACTTTCACCTCCCCGGCTCGACGCTCCTGATGCTGGTCGCCGCGCTCGCGGGCAGGGAAAGGGTGCTCGAACTGTACGAGATCGCCAAGAGAGAGGGGTACAGGTTTTATAGTTACGGAGATGCCATGTTAATTTTAAATCCAAAATCAAGAATCCCAAATCCCAAAAGATGAGAAAAATATATTGCGGAGCCTTGCCGGCTTTATGTATCGCCATGGGCGTCTCCCTTGGTGTGTGCCGCGGCGCGGAGCCGGCCGCCACGCCCGCCCCCGCGAAGCCGCTCGCCGTGTACTTCCTCGAGGTCGGGCACGGCGACGCCACCATCATCACCACGCCGGGGGGGAAGTGCGTGCTCATCGACGCCGCGGGAGGCCGCAAGGGGGGCGCGGCGGTCCTCTCGTTCCTGGAGAAAAAGGGAATCCGGCGGATAGACACGGTCGTGATGTCCCACGCGGATGGCGACCATATCGGGGGGATGCCCGCCGTTCTCGAGAGCCCGCTCGAAGTGGGAGAGTTTCTCGATCCCGGCTATCCTCACACGACCGGGCTCTACCAGCGGGTCCTGAAGTCCGTCAAGAGCCGTGCGGGGACACGGTACCGCACCCCGAAGGCGGGGGATATTCTCGATTGGGGAAAGGAGCTCACCGTCAGGGTCCTGAGCCCGTCGGGGAAACCGCGCAGCACGAACGACAGCTCGGTCGTCATCCAGCTCCGTTACGGGAAGGTCGCCTTCCTCTTCACCGGGGACGTCGGGAGCGGCGTGGAGAAGCAGATGGTCAGGAGGAACGGGAAGGGATTGAGGTCGCAGATACTAAAGGTAGGGCACCACGGGTCGAAGTCGTCCTCCTCGGAGCCGTTCCTCCTGTCCGTGAAGCCGGAGGCCGCTATCGTGAGCACCGGGAGCACCGACCCTGATGGCCCGTACATTGAGACGATCGACAGGCTGCGCGAGGCGGGGGCGAAGGTGTACCAGACCGGCCTGTACGGGATGATCACGGTGATATCGGACGGGAAGGGCTACCGGGTCCTCACGGAGCGTGCCTCCGGGCAGGCCGCGCCGGAGATCCGGGAGACGCCGGTGTGCACGGCGCCGGTCATCACGCCGCGGGAGATGCCCGCCGCAACAGGCGCTGGTGTGCTATGATCCCTATTGGGATTTGGGATTTGGGGTTTGGGATTTCATAGATGGAATTCTCCGTTCTCCACAAAGACGCCGCCACCCAGGCACGCGTCGGGCGGCTCACGACCCCTCACGGCGCTGTGGACACGCCCGTCTTCATGCCCGTGGGGACGCAGGGTACGGTGAAGACGATGAGTCCCGAGGAGCTTCAGGAGATCGGCATCGCCATCATCCTCGGCAATACGTATCACCTCGCCATGCGTCCCGGCGTGGACGTGATCACGCGGGCGGGAGGGCTGCACCGGTTCATGCACTGGGGAGGCGCGCTCCTCACCGACAGCGGCGGCTACCAGGTCTTCAGCCTCGCGAACCTCCGTGAGATCAGCGATGAGGGGGTCTCCTTCCGCTCCCACGTCGACGGCCAGACGCACTTCCTCAGCCCGGAGCGCGCGGTCAAGATCCAGGAGGCGCTGGGCTCGGATATCATGATGGTCCTGGACGAGTGCGCTCCCTACCCGTGCGAATATGATTATGCTTGCAATTCGATGGAGCGGAGCCTACAATGGGCGCTCCGCTGCAAAAATGCGCGACGCCCGGATGGGGCCGCCCTTTTCGGCATCGTCCAGGGCGGCACGTATGCTCAGTTGCGGAGCCGTTCCGTTCAGGAGCTCCTGCGGATCGGTTTCGACGGCTATGCCATTGGCGGCCTCAGCGTCGGCGAGCCGCGGATGGTCATGCTGGAGAATGTGGAGCGCTGCACCTCGTTGCTGCCGGAGCGTCAGCCCCGCTATCTCATGGGCTGCGGCACGCCTGTCGAGATCCTGGAAGCGGTTGCCCGCGGCGTGGATATGTTCGACTGCGTCATGCCCACGAGGAACGGCCGTAACGGCACGGCGTTCACGCGCTCAGGCAAGCTCCCCGTCAAGAATGGCGCTTACCGCGATGATATGAGGCCGCTGGAGGAGGGGTGCGGTTGTGTGGCATGCCGCAATTATTCACGGGCCTATCTCAGGCACCTCTTCAACGCGGGCGAGGTGCTGGGGCTGAGGCTGGTGACCTATCACAATCTCTATTTTTATCACCGGCTCATGGCGGACATCCGACAGGCGATCGCCGCGGGAGCGTTCGAGCAGTTCAGTCGGGAGTGCGCTGAACGGTATGAACGTGGAAAGAAATGAAGGGGGATTGCGCGTATGAGTCCATTGATGAGTGGCGTGGGGCATGTGGCAGGCCTGCTCGGGATGGCGCCGCCGCCCGGCGGAGCGGGGGGGCAGCAGCCCGGGCTGATGCAGTTTCTCCCGATGATCGTGATGCTCGTGGCGATTTTCTATCTGCTCGTGTTTCGCCCGCAGCAGAAGAAGCAGAAGGAGCAAAAGGACATGATCGCCTCGATCAAGAAGGGAGACGCGGTCATCACGTCAGGGGGCATCCACGGCGTGGTGGCCGGCCTGAAGGAGGACGTGGTGGTGGTGAAGGTGGCGGACAACGTGAAGATAGAGGTTTCCAAGGGGTCGATTTCGGTGGTGACCAGAAAAGGGGGCGAGACGCCTGACGCTGCTGACGCTTCGCGAAGTAACGAGTAATCCGGCGGTCAATAACTACCTGGAGAAAACCGACCGCTGCATGGTGTCCATGGGGTACACGGAGCACGGCGCGCGGCATGCGCGCATGGTCGCTGATGCCGCCCGGGCGATCCTTCTCAAGCTGGGACGCGACAGGCGGCAGGCCGAGCTCGCCGCGATCGCGGGCTACCTGCACGACCTCGGCAATCTCGTCAACAGGGAGAACCACGCCCTCACCGGCAGCGCGATCGCGCGCAACCTTCTCGAGGATATGGGGATGCCCCACGGAGAGGTCGCGGATATCATGGCCGCGATAGGGCATCACCAGGAGGAGAACGGAGAGCCGATGAGCGATGTGTCGGCGGCCCTCATCCTCGCGGACAAGATCGACGTGCACCGGGGCCGCGTGCGCAAACGAAATAAGATGGATTTTGACAAACACGACCGCGTCAACTATTCCGCGGAGCGGTCGGTGGTGAGGGTGAGCAGGAAGAAACGGACCATACGCTACGAGCTGAAGATAGACACGAAACTCTCCCAGGTGATGGAGTATTTTGAGATTTTCATGTCGAGGATGGTCATCGCGCGCAGGGCGGCGGCGTTCCTCGGGTGCGCGCTCGAGCTCGTCATCAACGGCGCCAAGATGCTATGAGCAGTGATAAGAATTAAGCACTAACGATTAAGCGATAAAAAATTATCCGAATATGCCACAATGATGGGCTTACTGCTTAATCCTTAATTTTGAGTTTCTCAAGGAGGATAAATGAACAAGAATCTTCGTTGGAGAACATTCATCATTTTCTGCGTCCTGGTGGTCTGCATGTACTACATATACCCCACCGTACGCTGGGCCGCGCTGTCGCCGGCAATGAAAGAGCAGCTCGATCAGGAGTGGGCGCGGAGGGACGCGGAGATGAGCGGGGAGGCGCTCCCCGCGAGGATATCCTACTCGCTCGAAAAATGGCTCCGCGGGGATCCGCGCAGGGTGCTCAATCTCGGCCTTGACCTGAAGGGCGGCATGCATGTCGTGCTCCAGGTCGACACGAAGGACATGCCCGAAGATGCGAGAAAAGACGCGGTCCCGCGAGCGGTTGAAATCATCAGGAACCGGGTGGACGAGTTCGGCGTCGCCGAGCCCTCGATATTCCCCGAGGGGCGCGACCGCATCGTCGTGCAGTTGCCGGGGGTGGATGACCCGCAGCGGGCGGTGGCGCTGATCGGGAAAACCGCGCTCCTCGAATTCAAGCTCGTCGCTGAGGACACCCTCGCCAGAACGGTGCTCGAGCGCATCAATGCGAAGAGGCCGATCCTCGCCCAGCTCAACGAGGATGAGGGGCGCACGCACGATGGGGTCGCGTACAGCTACTGGATCATCCCCGAGAAGAAGATCAAGATCGCGGAGGCGATTCTCGATTCGCAGGAGGCCAAAGACCTCATCCCGAAAGGTTATGAATTCATGCTCGGCCGCACGCTCCCTGACCGCAGGACAAAGGAGGTCGGGAAGGGGCTCTACCTGCTCAAGAAGGACACGGTGATCAAGGGGATTTCGCTCCGGAATGCCATGCTCGGCCGCGCGGGAATGTTCCAGCAACCCGTGGTGAATATGGACTTCGAACGCGAGGGGATGCGGAAGCTGAGGATCGTGTCGGGAGAGGCGGAGAAGCGGTACAAGGATCCGAAGAACCCCGTGGTGAGCCGGCTCGCGGTCGTGCTCGATGACGTGGTCTACTCGGCCCCGCTGATGATGGTCAAGTTGGACTCCAGCCCCTATATCGAGGGGAGCTTCAGCATTGAGGAGGCGAATGATCTCGCGATCGTCCTGCGGGCGGGCGCCCTCCCCGCTCCAGTGAAGGTGGCTGAGAACAGGGTCGTGGGCCCGAGCCTCGGACGCGATTCCATCATTTCCGGAGTGAAAGCGGCGCTCCTCGGCCTCTCACTCGTGCTCCTGTTCATGGCGATGTATTATCTCCGCGCGGGCATTGTTGCCGATTTCGCGCTCATGATCAACGCGTTCATCATCATTGCCGCGCTCGCCCTGTTTCGCGCCACGCTCACCCTCCCCGGCATCGCCGGTATCATCCTCACGCTGGGCATGGCGGTGGACGCAAACGTCCTCATATTCGAGCGGATACGCGAGGAGACGGCGCTGGGGCGCAACATACGCGCCGCAATCGCGAACGGCTACACCAAGGCGTTCGTGACGATTCTCGACTCCAACCTCACCACGCTCATCGCGGGGCTCATCCTCTACTGGATCGGGACGGGGCCCGTGCGGGGATTCGCGGTGACCCTCAGCATCGGTATCATCACCAGCATGTGGACGGCGCTCTTCGTCACGCGCGTCATATTCGACAGCATGTCCATGAGGAAGTCTTTCACGAGGCTCAGGATGCTCCAGTTCATCAAGGTGACGAATATAGATTTTATCGGCAAGCTGTGGTACGCGATCGGAATCTCCATCCTCATCATCGCGCTCGGCGTCTTCAGCTTCTTACATAAAGGCTGGAAGAATAATTTTGGCGTCGATTTCAGCGGGGGCGCCCTCCAGCAATTCAGCTTCCAGAAGCCCATGAATGTGGCCACGGTTCGCGAAACACTGAGTGAAATCGGTCTCCAGGAGTCAATGATCCAGCACATGGAAGGCGGCAGGGAGATCATCATCAAAACGGCGCAGGATGAGAGTAAGCAGATGCGGGCACTTTTTGCGAAGCGGTTCCCCGGCAACCCCGCCCAGCTCCTCAGAACCGAAATGGTCGGGCCCGTCGTCGGCAGGGCGCTCCGGCAGCAGGCGCTCCTCGGGCTCATCTTCTCATTCCTCGCCATCATCGTCTACGTCTGGTGGCGGTTCAGGAAACCGCAGTACGGCATCGCCGGCGTGCTCGCCCTCGTCCACGACGTGCTCATCACGGCGGGACTCTGCGCGCTCACCAACAGGCCGATCGACCTCGGGATCATCGCGGCGCTGCTCACCATCGTTGGTTTCTCGATCAACGACACCATCGTCATTTTCGACCGCATCCGCGAAGACTTGAAGCTGATGAAAAAGGCGAGCTTGAAAGAAATCATCAACCTCGCCATCAACCAGACGCTCTCCCGGACCCTGATCACCTCGTTCACCGCGATACTGACCGTCGCCTGCATCTTCATCTGGGGGGGGAGCGTGATCCACGACTTCGCCTTCGCGCTCATCGTCGGAATGATCTCCGGCGTATACTCGACTGTCTACATCGCCGCGCCCATCCTGATCCTCTGGCCGGGGCCACGGCAACAGGCAGCCGTCGGGCGCTAGAATTCAGATCGGTGCGTGTGCGCAATGCGCCGCGGGATGCAGACCTATACATCAGTGCTCGTGCTGAGCCTGGGGGGGCTTGGAGATTTCCTCACGCGCTGGCCTCTGTGGCAATCGCTCAGGAAGACTTTTCCTCACGCGACACTATCCTACCTTGGTTACCCCGCCCACGGCGCCTTGCTCTTCTCAGCGGGGCTGTGCGACGAGATTCTCAATTTCAATGGGGCGCGCTGGTCGCGGCCGGATAAAAATCCAAAATCCTCCCTCGACCCCGAACGGGGTTTCAGGACGAGGACCCCGGAGGGGCAAATCCCAAATCCCAAATATGAGCTAGTGATTTCTATTTTGGGAACGCGCGGGAGGGAGTGGGTGGAGCAGTTGATGGGGGATTGGATAGAACATTTGGTGGAAATCGAACCCTTCCCGGAAGAGGGGGCTGGAGTATCGGTGAGCGGATATGTCATGGCCCAGGCGCTGTCCATGGGATTCACCGACCCCAGGGCCGTCCAGGTCAACGTCCCGGCGCAGGTTCGCGTGTGGGCAGAAGGCTTCTGGCATGCCCGCGGGTTGACCGGGAAAAGGGTAATCGCGGTTCATCCCGGAAGTGGTGGTCAGTCGAAGAACTGGCCAAATGATAGATTTGTCGAACTC
This window of the Candidatus Auribacterota bacterium genome carries:
- a CDS encoding glycosyltransferase family 9 protein, whose amino-acid sequence is MRRGMQTYTSVLVLSLGGLGDFLTRWPLWQSLRKTFPHATLSYLGYPAHGALLFSAGLCDEILNFNGARWSRPDKNPKSSLDPERGFRTRTPEGQIPNPKYELVISILGTRGREWVEQLMGDWIEHLVEIEPFPEEGAGVSVSGYVMAQALSMGFTDPRAVQVNVPAQVRVWAEGFWHARGLTGKRVIAVHPGSGGQSKNWPNDRFVELAARLIITGTAVIIFEGEAEKDHPRSGDGPSWPEGVLLVSNYKLVNVAALLARCDWYIGNDSGISHLAALQGVPSTVIFGPTDPALWVPGRGNVTVARRPVPCAPCAGKQRDQCAERRCLTEIGVDEIFRTIALT
- the tgt gene encoding tRNA guanosine(34) transglycosylase Tgt yields the protein MEFSVLHKDAATQARVGRLTTPHGAVDTPVFMPVGTQGTVKTMSPEELQEIGIAIILGNTYHLAMRPGVDVITRAGGLHRFMHWGGALLTDSGGYQVFSLANLREISDEGVSFRSHVDGQTHFLSPERAVKIQEALGSDIMMVLDECAPYPCEYDYACNSMERSLQWALRCKNARRPDGAALFGIVQGGTYAQLRSRSVQELLRIGFDGYAIGGLSVGEPRMVMLENVERCTSLLPERQPRYLMGCGTPVEILEAVARGVDMFDCVMPTRNGRNGTAFTRSGKLPVKNGAYRDDMRPLEEGCGCVACRNYSRAYLRHLFNAGEVLGLRLVTYHNLYFYHRLMADIRQAIAAGAFEQFSRECAERYERGKK
- the secD gene encoding protein translocase subunit SecD; translation: MNKNLRWRTFIIFCVLVVCMYYIYPTVRWAALSPAMKEQLDQEWARRDAEMSGEALPARISYSLEKWLRGDPRRVLNLGLDLKGGMHVVLQVDTKDMPEDARKDAVPRAVEIIRNRVDEFGVAEPSIFPEGRDRIVVQLPGVDDPQRAVALIGKTALLEFKLVAEDTLARTVLERINAKRPILAQLNEDEGRTHDGVAYSYWIIPEKKIKIAEAILDSQEAKDLIPKGYEFMLGRTLPDRRTKEVGKGLYLLKKDTVIKGISLRNAMLGRAGMFQQPVVNMDFEREGMRKLRIVSGEAEKRYKDPKNPVVSRLAVVLDDVVYSAPLMMVKLDSSPYIEGSFSIEEANDLAIVLRAGALPAPVKVAENRVVGPSLGRDSIISGVKAALLGLSLVLLFMAMYYLRAGIVADFALMINAFIIIAALALFRATLTLPGIAGIILTLGMAVDANVLIFERIREETALGRNIRAAIANGYTKAFVTILDSNLTTLIAGLILYWIGTGPVRGFAVTLSIGIITSMWTALFVTRVIFDSMSMRKSFTRLRMLQFIKVTNIDFIGKLWYAIGISILIIALGVFSFLHKGWKNNFGVDFSGGALQQFSFQKPMNVATVRETLSEIGLQESMIQHMEGGREIIIKTAQDESKQMRALFAKRFPGNPAQLLRTEMVGPVVGRALRQQALLGLIFSFLAIIVYVWWRFRKPQYGIAGVLALVHDVLITAGLCALTNRPIDLGIIAALLTIVGFSINDTIVIFDRIREDLKLMKKASLKEIINLAINQTLSRTLITSFTAILTVACIFIWGGSVIHDFAFALIVGMISGVYSTVYIAAPILILWPGPRQQAAVGR
- a CDS encoding MBL fold metallo-hydrolase; this encodes MPALCIAMGVSLGVCRGAEPAATPAPAKPLAVYFLEVGHGDATIITTPGGKCVLIDAAGGRKGGAAVLSFLEKKGIRRIDTVVMSHADGDHIGGMPAVLESPLEVGEFLDPGYPHTTGLYQRVLKSVKSRAGTRYRTPKAGDILDWGKELTVRVLSPSGKPRSTNDSSVVIQLRYGKVAFLFTGDVGSGVEKQMVRRNGKGLRSQILKVGHHGSKSSSSEPFLLSVKPEAAIVSTGSTDPDGPYIETIDRLREAGAKVYQTGLYGMITVISDGKGYRVLTERASGQAAPEIRETPVCTAPVITPREMPAATGAGVL
- a CDS encoding DUF2905 domain-containing protein, which gives rise to MDDLRLIGRYLIMAGVLLCIMGGLFLLSEKVTWLGHLPGDIHVERKNFRFYFPLGTCIALSVILSILLWLIRRR
- a CDS encoding HD domain-containing protein, yielding MVSMGYTEHGARHARMVADAARAILLKLGRDRRQAELAAIAGYLHDLGNLVNRENHALTGSAIARNLLEDMGMPHGEVADIMAAIGHHQEENGEPMSDVSAALILADKIDVHRGRVRKRNKMDFDKHDRVNYSAERSVVRVSRKKRTIRYELKIDTKLSQVMEYFEIFMSRMVIARRAAAFLGCALELVINGAKML
- the yajC gene encoding preprotein translocase subunit YajC translates to MSPLMSGVGHVAGLLGMAPPPGGAGGQQPGLMQFLPMIVMLVAIFYLLVFRPQQKKQKEQKDMIASIKKGDAVITSGGIHGVVAGLKEDVVVVKVADNVKIEVSKGSISVVTRKGGETPDAADASRSNE
- a CDS encoding S-adenosylmethionine:tRNA ribosyltransferase-isomerase, encoding MARLKTSDFHYDLPRAFIAQEPPPTRGASRLLVHHLVTGRVEHRRFSEFGEYLRERSLLILNDTKVIPARLYGRKAGTGGQVEVFLLREREGGEWECLLKPGVRLRRGAEIAFEGSRMTARVAGRKTSGVWSVHFEGGLSVMDEIEKIGHVPLPPYIKRANPKSPPYAKSAGGRQIPDPNIHEMPDGERQRIPDPRDREDRERYQTVYARQRGAVAAPTAGLHFSTELLERLASRGIETATLTLHVGLGTFRPVSEEYVADHRMHPEWYEIGEGAAERINRARGEGRQIVVVGTTAARALEAAADEGGVVRAGAAWTEIFIYPPYRFRVVENLLTNFHLPGSTLLMLVAALAGRERVLELYEIAKREGYRFYSYGDAMLILNPKSRIPNPKR